The following proteins are encoded in a genomic region of Ornithodoros turicata isolate Travis chromosome 6, ASM3712646v1, whole genome shotgun sequence:
- the LOC135398075 gene encoding uncharacterized protein LOC135398075 codes for MMRISIVVLCLLTLCIARQFPDFRPQDTDTYQDLTDLSNYTTSTTKPEYPLVGNKVNVNPDSGKFGYGITCKSDEECASGLGLACIARRAALASRCDCARGTPIFIRDTDGVAKCVRGKHLYESCVSDLECAHHDKNMQCVDFLCYCPQPFVLADNQKCLSRKPSRANVLFGTLPTLVLLLTLLVIGAAYSYRRLSRATKEKESCVGPRDTVDASTDFLEWRPDTGSSVSFTQHRPRTSSAFQSSIDPRQRYYQKYGEHASWGYARIPKHPPRYIRYSKDTQANNEANSTFVFDDCSTLLEKKTCIAPIHQRPTTPLARSVDDTRSSLRYKRRRTSHRKINRGRNRNQDEPPTSKLPSSRHISYPKELKDLLLARDVLVNVEPIKSVITAGKTAFASQGAAVEDSCVNHERESIESSTKDPDVFSGSIRHNKATSRATGITIQTPPPQEPGDNYAVSEECVPTDRSTSQKMPSLIVTYRDLKYYASTAPFGTSPNTKSSYGESSGINSYPSKPSDISVSWTLPPGTCCQANFVDVASGQSDTIGGQSAVIGETGNEHGVTNTSGGEEMETEVLHGSQYEPGRTEQKLKEQLQLTMTKWGSRIISEPSFLPPRNVEDSHPTVTGTCPAREQILQPSDIKHVNLTPHIKSEPSSPNLTTKMAGPNIHLIDSTLIPSCLPQDVFSPEDRPVTGDSYTTLPELMSSGFDFVSLDINRASTEEISSCRLSASDNAGFERCSAKDDGMSQEWRNTPSRRARRSTTELSPSPQCQSDAARTFVDALCPATKLLSNEIAIHNRRINETKPTNTHEALLETRPATTLRPIAIRALPSFIVCESSVREASNKEIMEGSSKEEMRVSSEPSSCDADGDDPSNLVAVSIMSSRSESDLCPDIELDKSHSPVSSDKGRSAEHQEGKNDAGLRESANMLGDVDASTSDKERRISGNGSICSVHTQAQETISGHCSKHQQGQTLGRVSGKAFRAPFMELLALGNRHYYRERRNLSPVQPPSILDETLYILDKMRPLNSTPNFYMPHFRIAMHDVRDTIKPLKLQDLVLRQHPVLRAIMELHRGQRGLEGSRTHFSYLNPTDCLLAQNSPSVTETEHSALHGRGRVKSLITESLVTPEKVDMGPVIRSSFHNVPTERSSESAATLLSVPAGMDGGGTVAAIPTSIPHTRFQTSRSGSANPARRHASVLEETCFESLYNAVLLSQSSAAKSETQKRSNPGSSEQKRARRVSFPTELVSTPVASTSQDPRVSLSDSGVSKTTPYNLHRQQESDSTLHGQLLSSGLCSPEDHSEYFPVSSIVTLSPMEPVQTLSNVAKAVSCPPHSVDHKRSLPNCRTVSRRSVSFKETLSDSALRRSRIHPNNDKST; via the exons ATGATGCGTATCTCTATCGTGGTCCTCTGCTTGCTGACGTTATGCATCGCGAGGCAGTTTCCAGATTTCAG ACCACAAGACACTGATACGTACCAGGACCTAACTGATTTATCAAATTATACTACGAGTACAACAAAACCTGAATACCCCCTCGTAGGAAATAAAG TGAACGTGAACCCTGATAGCGGAAAATTCGGATACGGAATTACGTGCAAGAGCGACGAGGAGTGTGCATCCGGCTTAGGGTTGGCATGCATTGCGAGAAGGGCCGCACTTGCATCGAGGTGCGACTGCGCCCGGGGAACACCGATTTTCATAAGGGACACCGATGGAGTCGCTAAGTGTGTTCGAG GAAAGCACTTGTACGAATCCTGTGTGAGCGACTTGGAATGCGCTCATCACGATAAGAACATGCAATGCGTCGACTTCCTATGCTACTGCCCTCAGCCTTTCGTGCTTGCTGATAACCAGAAGTGCCTTTCAC GCAAACCATCTCGGGCAAACGTTCTTTTCGGCACCTTACCAACACTGGTACTTCTTCTAACATTGCTGGTCATCGGAGCAGCTTACTCATATAGACG GCTATCACGCGCAACGAAGGAGAAGGAATCCTGTGTCGGGCCTAGAGACACTGTGGATGCTTCAACAGACTTCTTGGAGTGGCGTCCAGATACTGGCTCGTCCGTATCTTTCACCCAACACCGCCCTCGCACGTCTTCTGCCTTTCAGAGCAGCATTGACCCTCGACAGCGTTATTACCAAAAGTACGGGGAACATGCCTCTTGGGGTTACGCCAGAATTCCTAAGCATCCACCACGGTACATCCGGTATTCTAAGGACACCCAGGCTAACAACGAAGCAAATAGTACCTTTGTTTTTGACGACTGCTCAACGTTGCTCGAGAAGAAAACCTGTATTGCCCCTATTCATCAAAGGCCGACTACACCCCTTGCGCGTTCGGTCGACGACACCAGATCGTCACTAAGGTACAAACGGCGACGTACCAGCCACAGAAAGATAAACAGAGGAAGAAACCGCAATCAAGATGAGCCCCCAACATCGAAGCTGCCATCCTCGAGGCATATCTCATATCCCAAAGAATTGAAGGACCTCCTCCTTGCACGAGATGTCCTGGTGAATGTGGAACCCATAAAGTCGGTTATAACAGCTGGGAAAACTGCATTTGCGTCACAAGGGGCTGCAGTGGAAGACTCGTGTGTAAACCACGAGCGTGAAAGCATAGAATCTTCAACGAAAGATCCCGACGTCTTCTCGGGATCAATTAGACACAACAAAGCAACTTCGCGTGCAACGGGCATAACAATCCAAACGCCTCCTCCGCAGGAACCTGGTGATAATTATGCAGTGTCCGAGGAATGTGTACCAACGGACAGGTCAACATCACAGAAAATGCCCTCTTTGATAGTCACATACCGCGACTTGAAGTATTACGCAAGCACAGCACCATTTGGAACATCTCCGAATACAAAATCGTCCTACGGAGAATCTTCAGGCATAAACTCCTATCCTTCAAAACCCTCCGACATATCCGTGTCCTGGACATTACCTCCTGGTACTTGTTGCCAGGCGAACTTTGTGGATGTTGCTTCTGGTCAATCAGACACAATTGGTGGACAAAGTGCAGTGATAGGAGAAACAGGGAACGAGCATGGTGTAACCAATACGTCAGGAGGTGAAGAAATGGAAACTGAAGTGCTGCATGGTAGCCAATATGAACCAGGGCGCACGGAACAGAAACTAAAGGAACAACTTCAATTAACCATGACTAAATGGGGCAGCAGAATAATTAGTGAACCATCGTTCCTTCCACCAAGAAATGTTGAGGACAGTCACCCGACTGTTACAGGTACGTGTCCGGCAAGAGAACAGATTTTGCAGCCCTCAGACATCAAACATGTAAACCTAACCCCGCATATTAAGTCAGAACCTAGCAGTCCAAACTTGACGACAAAAATGGCAGGCCCAAATATTCATTTAATAGATAGCACCTTGATACCATCATGCCTGCCACAGGATGTGTTCTCACCGGAAGATCGGCCTGTCACGGGAGATAGCTATACAACACTACCTGAGCTCATGTCATCTGGTTTCGACTTCGTCTCATTAGATATCAACCGGGCATCGACGGAAGAAATATCGTCCTGCCGTCTTAGCGCTTCTGACAATGCTGGATTTGAACGATGTTCTGCTAaagatgatggaatgtcccaggaATGGCGCAACACACCGAGTCGGAGAGCGCGGCGATCCACGACAGAACTCTCTCCAAGCCCGCAGTGCCAAAGCGATGCAGCGAGGACATTTGTCGACGCACTGTGTCCAGCTACTAAGTTACTTTCTAATGAAATTGCGATCCACAATCGACGAATTAATGAAACAAAACCTACCAACACCCACGAGGCACTATTGGAGACCAGGCCTGCCACGACATTGAGGCCAATAGCGATTAGAGCTCTCCCTTCGTTTATTGTGTGCGAGAGCAGCGTCAGGGAGGCAAGCAATAAAGAAATAATGGAAGGAAGTTCCAAGGAAGAAATGAGGGTCTCTTCAGAGCCATCGTCCTGTGATGCAGATGGAGACGATCCTTCAAACTTGGTAGCAGTGTCGATCATGTCGTCGCGTTCTGAATCTGACTTATGTCCCGATATCGAGCTCGACAAGTCTCATTCTCCAGTGTCTTCAGACAAAGGGCGTTCAGCAGAGCACCAGGAAGGAAAAAACGATGCTGGGCTGCGCGAGTCAGCCAACATGCTGGGAGATGTCGATGCTTCGACGAGTGATAAAGAACGACGCATTTCAGGCAATGGTAGCATCTGCAGTGTCCATACTCAAGCACAGGAAACCATTTCCGGTCACTGTAGCAAGCACCAGCAGGGACAGACTTTAGGACGCGTTTCTGGAAAAGCGTTTCGTGCGCCATTTATGGAACTCTTGGCACTGGGTAACCGGCATTACTACCGAGAACGCCGAAATCTGTCGCCGGTGCAGCCCCCAAGTATACTTGATGAAACTCTCTACATCCTAGACAAGATGCGACCCTTAAATTCGACGCCCAACTTCTACATGCCACACTTCCGCATCGCAATGCACGATGTGCGAGACACCATTAAGCCACTGAAGTTGCAAGATCTGGTTCTGCGACAGCACCCAGTTTTAAGAGCTATTATGGAATTACATCGGGGACAACGAGGGCTTGAAGGTTCTCGAACACATTTTAGTTACTTAAATCCGACAGATTGCTTGCTGGCTCAGAACAGCCCGAGTGTGACGGAAACAGAACATTCTGCTCTGCACGGAAGAGGTCGTGTTAAGTCACTAATAACAGAGTCACTTGTCACTCCGGAAAAAGTAGACATGGGTCCAGTGATACGTTCCTCCTTTCACAACGTCCCAACCGAACGAAGCTCTGAGTCCGCAGCGACACTGCTGTCCGTCCCCGCTGGGATGGACGGCGGCGGAACGGTAGCCGCTATACCCACTTCAATCCCTCATACTCGATTCCAAACCTCACGAAGCGGTTCTGCTAACCCAGCTAGAAGACATGCTTCGGTTTTAGAAGAGACATGTTTCGAATCATTGTATAACGCCGTCTTACTGTCGCAAAGCAGTGCAGCCAAATCTGAAACCCAGAAAAGATCAAACCCAGGTTCATCAGAACAAAAGAGAGCCCGGAGGGTGTCGTTCCCCACTGAGTTGGTTTCCACGCCCGTTGCTTCTACCTCGCAGGATCCCAGGGTCTCACTCAGCGACTCTGGTGTCTCCAAGACTACGCCCTACAACCTCCACCGGCAACAGGAGTCGGACTCGACGTTACATGGACAACTCCTGTCTTCTGGACTGTGTTCACCTGAAGATCACTCGGAATATTTTCCTGTGTCAAGCATCGTGACACTGAGTCCCATGGAGCCGGTACAGACATTAAGTAATGTCGCTAAGGCTGTCTCGTGCCCTCCACACTCAGTGGACCATAAGCGAAGTTTGCCTAACTGTCGCACAGTAAGCAGGCGATCAGTTTCCTTCAAAGAGACGCTATCCGATTCCGCACTTCGTCGTAGTCGTATCCACCCTAACAATGATAAGTCTACATAA